The genomic segment TCTTCTGTCATCGTATTCTTTTTTCTTAGCTTCCTGCTCCAGTCTTCTGTCTTCAATAAGCTTTTCTCTGGCTGTTCTTTTTTCATCTAATGCTTTTTGACGATCAGCCATTGCCGGATTTTCATCAATTGCATTTTCTTTACTTTCTTTAGCTTCCTGATCTTTCAGCTGTTTTTTAGTCAGCTGTTCTCTTTTTTCTGTTCTGTTTAAGATACGTATAACCTGATCGCTGATATCAAATCGTTTATTGCTGAATAGCATTGTCAAATCTGATGACTTATCAAAAATAAAATCATAATTCTTTGCTTCTGCAATATCCTGAACAGCAGTAAAAACCTGATCTTGTATTGGTTTTGCTAATGCTGATTTTTGTCGAATTAAATTTCCGTCAGCACCAAACTGTTTTTGCTGATAATCCAGCATCTCATTTTCAAGGAACTTAATTTCAGTTTCTCTTTCGTCTATTAATTCTTTTGTCAATAAAGCTTTTTCAGCTTTAAGGTTTTCCTTAAGAGTATTAATATTTAATTTTTTGGCTTCTATTTCTTGTTTCCACTTTTGAGCTTTGATCTCTAATTGTGATTTTGCTTCTTTATAGTCAGCAACATTTTCTAAAATATATTCCATATCAATGTAACCAATCCTAGTCGTCTTACCTTGAGCCTGACTTGTATTTGCTACAATCAAGGCTAAAAATATAAATAAAACTTGTTTCTTCATAACATTACTTTTATTTCTAAATTTTTAACCAAATGTACTAAACTTTGTAATAAAATTAGCACTAAAATTGTTGTCCAATAATAAAATGTGTTTCCCAGCCATTAGCCTTGTTTGTGGTAGACCCTGGAAGAGCATCAAACCCGTAACCAAAATCTATACCCAATAA from the Flavobacterium sp. genome contains:
- a CDS encoding OmpH family outer membrane protein codes for the protein MKKQVLFIFLALIVANTSQAQGKTTRIGYIDMEYILENVADYKEAKSQLEIKAQKWKQEIEAKKLNINTLKENLKAEKALLTKELIDERETEIKFLENEMLDYQQKQFGADGNLIRQKSALAKPIQDQVFTAVQDIAEAKNYDFIFDKSSDLTMLFSNKRFDISDQVIRILNRTEKREQLTKKQLKDQEAKESKENAIDENPAMADRQKALDEKRTAREKLIEDRRLEQEAKKKEYDDRRKAIQAEREAKKNGTVSETAKTATEAAKTTETSKPAEAAKTGETAKPASTTTTTPETTEPVVDKAAERQKLYEQRKKELEERRKKILEEREAAKKAKEAETQKTNTTNN